One window of Bacillota bacterium genomic DNA carries:
- a CDS encoding flagellar biosynthetic protein FliO: MYADKNRKGPLYVIKATLLALIFCALFAAPTFAKPAQEPPLTGMANVPVAAAPAIDASSTITSGAANLAVEQINRGNQRGTNDNAQDAQSGRNSSNNSTIKPSSEPDGKFLVDEYDDPGKPKEKTSFFIQLIYTIWDIIKYIFYLALVLGIGFLAVYGIKLFTTKYNAFGGGDLVNILEVKYIAPGKAVCLVEIAGKVLALGLTGNNINLLSEFTETDHVEELRKAAAKKPEPLQPFQGILERFSKRFSTPVQGKTVKSVKKRRGKTANSAADWKDDLYSTGDNIRKLLDEIKEQEQKARGSDSSSNRGEDKR, translated from the coding sequence ATGTACGCAGATAAAAACCGGAAGGGTCCTTTATATGTAATAAAAGCAACACTTCTTGCCCTGATATTTTGTGCTCTTTTTGCGGCACCAACCTTTGCAAAGCCAGCACAAGAACCCCCTTTAACAGGTATGGCCAACGTCCCTGTTGCGGCCGCACCGGCCATTGACGCTTCGTCCACTATAACTAGTGGTGCAGCAAACCTGGCGGTCGAGCAGATAAACCGGGGCAACCAGCGTGGCACTAACGATAATGCTCAGGATGCTCAGTCTGGCCGCAATAGCAGCAATAATTCAACAATAAAACCCTCCTCTGAGCCTGATGGCAAGTTTCTGGTTGATGAATACGACGACCCGGGAAAGCCTAAGGAGAAGACTAGCTTCTTTATCCAGCTTATCTATACGATATGGGATATCATAAAATACATCTTTTACCTTGCCCTCGTCCTTGGCATCGGTTTCCTTGCGGTCTATGGTATTAAGCTGTTTACAACCAAGTATAACGCGTTTGGTGGCGGTGACCTGGTCAATATTTTGGAGGTAAAATATATCGCCCCCGGGAAAGCAGTATGCCTGGTTGAGATAGCAGGCAAAGTGCTCGCCCTTGGATTGACGGGCAATAATATTAACCTCCTTAGCGAATTCACAGAGACAGATCATGTCGAGGAGCTTAGAAAGGCCGCTGCCAAAAAACCTGAGCCATTACAACCCTTCCAGGGTATACTTGAGAGATTTTCGAAACGATTCTCAACCCCGGTCCAAGGGAAAACGGTTAAATCGGTAAAGAAGCGCCGTGGAAAAACAGCAAACAGTGCTGCAGATTGGAAAGATGACCTTTATTCAACCGGAGACAATATCAGGAAGTTGCTGGATGAGATAAAGGAGCAAGAGCAAAAAGCACGGGGGTCTGACTCATCATCCAACAGGGGTGAAGATAAACGGTGA
- the fliP gene encoding flagellar type III secretion system pore protein FliP (The bacterial flagellar biogenesis protein FliP forms a type III secretion system (T3SS)-type pore required for flagellar assembly.), with product MFSVMSGIVTAEPGADGITGNGNIPLPKISFGVEAAQGPQDLAVSIQVLLLLTILSLAPALLIMVTSFTRIVIVLAFIRNALGTQQIPPTQVLVGLALFLTFFTMAPVFGQINDTAIKPYTARQISYQQAYNNASQPIRQFMFKQTREKDLSLFVHLAKIKRPRTQADVPTYVLIPSFIISELRAAFIIGFLIFIPFLIIDMVTASVLMSMGMLMVPPVMISLPLKILLFVLVDGWHLVTRALVMGFN from the coding sequence ATGTTTTCTGTCATGAGCGGTATTGTCACTGCCGAGCCCGGTGCTGACGGCATCACTGGCAACGGAAATATCCCCCTGCCCAAAATTTCATTTGGAGTTGAGGCTGCCCAAGGGCCTCAAGATCTAGCCGTAAGCATACAGGTTCTCTTGCTGCTTACAATCCTTTCGCTAGCCCCTGCACTGCTAATCATGGTTACATCTTTTACACGTATAGTGATCGTCCTTGCCTTTATTAGAAACGCACTTGGGACACAACAAATTCCGCCTACCCAGGTACTGGTCGGGTTGGCTTTATTTCTAACATTTTTTACAATGGCGCCTGTTTTCGGCCAGATAAACGATACTGCAATCAAACCTTATACGGCACGGCAAATTTCCTATCAGCAAGCGTACAATAACGCATCCCAGCCCATACGGCAGTTTATGTTTAAGCAAACGCGAGAGAAAGACCTTTCGCTCTTTGTCCACCTTGCAAAAATTAAACGGCCAAGGACACAGGCAGATGTGCCCACATATGTGCTTATCCCTTCTTTTATAATAAGCGAACTAAGAGCGGCTTTTATAATTGGTTTTCTGATTTTTATACCGTTTTTGATTATTGATATGGTGACCGCAAGCGTACTCATGTCTATGGGCATGCTTATGGTTCCACCCGTAATGATATCGCTGCCGCTTAAAATATTACTGTTTGTGCTGGTCGATGGCTGGCATTTGGTTACCAGAGCTTTGGTGATGGGATTTAACTAA
- the fliQ gene encoding flagellar biosynthesis protein FliQ, translating to MTDSLAMEIGKNALVITMEIALPVLLFSLVAGLVISILQAVTQIQEFTLTFIPKVLATMLALALFGPWMLHKVVDFTANLLINLPSYLK from the coding sequence ATGACAGATTCACTTGCCATGGAAATTGGAAAAAACGCGCTTGTGATAACTATGGAGATCGCGCTTCCTGTCCTGCTTTTTAGTTTAGTAGCCGGCCTCGTCATAAGCATATTGCAGGCAGTTACACAAATCCAGGAATTTACATTGACCTTTATCCCAAAGGTTCTTGCAACCATGCTCGCCCTAGCTTTATTTGGGCCCTGGATGCTTCACAAGGTTGTTGATTTCACGGCCAACCTATTGATTAACCTGCCAAGCTATCTCAAGTGA
- the fliR gene encoding flagellar type III secretion system protein FliR: MDILPFDSRQLLTFLLILTRVSGVFFLAPVLGSRNIPPQVKIGLSLMTSIALFPFVKSPDLATTISGFEYAMLLAKEFSAGAIIGFTATMVFMGFLLAGQILDFQMGFGMVNVIDPLSNISISIMGQFKNLLAILVFLAINGHHYLLTALAKSFDLVPLTAFSFSPSLTNNFIDMVVDMFVIGLKIGGPAIGVLFITELALGIVARTVPQMNVFIVGIPLRIGIGLATVVAMLSFYFAYMLRVFDQMPNLLINSIR; this comes from the coding sequence GTGGATATATTGCCGTTCGACTCAAGGCAGCTATTGACTTTTCTGCTCATTCTAACCCGGGTTTCGGGCGTATTCTTCCTTGCGCCCGTCCTGGGGAGCCGCAATATTCCCCCGCAGGTAAAAATAGGCTTATCGTTAATGACATCAATTGCCCTCTTTCCCTTTGTCAAAAGCCCTGATCTAGCTACAACAATCAGTGGATTTGAGTATGCCATGCTATTGGCTAAAGAGTTTAGCGCAGGCGCTATAATAGGTTTTACTGCAACCATGGTATTCATGGGATTTTTGCTTGCGGGACAGATTTTAGATTTTCAGATGGGTTTTGGAATGGTAAACGTTATCGACCCGCTCAGCAATATTTCTATCTCAATTATGGGCCAGTTCAAAAACCTTCTTGCAATTTTAGTTTTTCTTGCGATAAACGGGCATCACTATTTGCTTACAGCGCTCGCAAAGAGTTTCGACTTAGTTCCCCTTACCGCTTTTTCGTTCTCGCCATCTCTGACAAACAACTTTATTGATATGGTTGTTGACATGTTTGTTATTGGACTTAAAATCGGAGGGCCCGCCATTGGAGTTCTTTTTATAACTGAATTAGCCTTAGGTATCGTGGCAAGAACAGTTCCGCAGATGAACGTGTTCATCGTGGGAATTCCGCTTAGGATCGGCATCGGATTAGCAACAGTAGTTGCTATGCTATCTTTCTACTTTGCATATATGCTAAGAGTTTTCGATCAAATGCCTAACCTGCTTATTAACTCGATCAGATAG
- the flhB gene encoding flagellar biosynthesis protein FlhB, with amino-acid sequence MGFGEAVDKDGRTEKATPRRRSEVRKKGQVARSMEVNSALIILAIFLALRSFGQGIFEGLSDLMRFFLTSTATFDLNEQAIFSLFLNLAIFFIRLILPISLVVLAVGIAASVAQIGFKITTKPLAPDLKKLNPVSGASRLFSPKAFVELAKSTIKIVVVGYISYLIIRDNYGEIIRTIDMDIWGMLATLGSIAYEIGIKTGIALLVIAAFDYAYQRYTFEKNIMMTKQEVKEEYKMAEGDPQIKSRIRRKQMEISMRRMMQEVPTADVVITNPTQLAIAIKYDAGTMNAPKVVAKGQRLIAERIKNIAKEHNVPIVEDKILARSLYKSVEVDQEIPHHLYKAVAEILAYVYQINKRGSRI; translated from the coding sequence ATAGGATTCGGTGAAGCGGTGGACAAGGACGGTAGAACCGAAAAGGCTACGCCTCGGCGAAGGTCCGAGGTTAGGAAAAAAGGACAGGTTGCCAGAAGCATGGAGGTTAACTCCGCCCTGATTATACTTGCCATTTTTTTAGCTCTTAGATCGTTTGGTCAGGGCATTTTTGAAGGCTTAAGCGACCTTATGCGTTTTTTTCTAACAAGCACAGCCACCTTTGATCTAAATGAGCAAGCAATCTTTTCACTGTTTTTAAACCTCGCAATATTTTTCATAAGATTGATTCTACCCATATCTTTAGTCGTCCTGGCAGTAGGCATAGCCGCAAGCGTCGCTCAAATTGGGTTTAAAATTACAACAAAGCCACTGGCACCAGACCTTAAAAAGCTCAACCCTGTATCAGGAGCCTCAAGGCTCTTCTCTCCTAAAGCTTTCGTGGAGCTTGCCAAGTCAACGATTAAGATAGTCGTTGTCGGCTATATTTCCTACTTAATTATAAGAGATAACTACGGTGAGATAATCCGCACTATAGACATGGATATATGGGGGATGCTTGCTACGCTTGGCTCGATAGCTTATGAGATCGGGATCAAAACGGGTATTGCGCTTCTGGTTATTGCCGCATTTGATTATGCCTACCAGAGATACACGTTCGAGAAAAATATTATGATGACGAAACAAGAGGTAAAAGAAGAATACAAGATGGCCGAGGGAGACCCACAGATTAAGTCAAGAATCAGGCGCAAGCAAATGGAGATAAGCATGAGACGCATGATGCAGGAAGTACCAACCGCAGATGTCGTTATAACAAACCCGACCCAGCTCGCTATCGCAATAAAGTATGACGCCGGCACCATGAACGCCCCAAAAGTTGTCGCAAAAGGACAGCGGCTGATTGCAGAGCGGATAAAAAATATAGCCAAAGAGCACAACGTCCCTATAGTCGAGGATAAAATCCTAGCCCGGTCTCTATACAAATCCGTCGAAGTAGACCAGGAAATCCCACACCATCTTTACAAGGCAGTAGCAGAGATTCTTGCGTACGTTTATCAGATTAATAAACGAGGGTCTAGAATTTAA
- the flhA gene encoding flagellar biosynthesis protein FlhA, producing the protein MASDQAVNASLIGQVNRYSDAILALIIALIIALLLIPIPSAVIDSLLIFNLILSVVVIFVAMINNNTLEFSMFPTLLLIMTLFRLGLYISTTRSILSTGTAGSVVNAFGSIIIGDNYVVGIVIFLILTAVQFIVITSGTSRISEVAARFTLDAMPGKQMAIDADLNAGLITEEEAKRRRRNVQREADFYGAMDGASKFIRGDATASILIAAVNLIGGFIVGATQQGMDLMTSLQTFGRIAIGAGLAIQVPTILLSTASGVIVTRVASENDLGHDLSKQLFNQPRALMIAAILIILFGFTPGIPKLPFFIVGGLSATASYYIRQAEKQSTAVMEATEAQEEKPGGTESLVDMLQVDPVELEIGYSLIPLVDPDQGGEILDRITLMRRQIAMELGYVIPPIRIRDNIQIPANEYRVKIKGVEVSRYEVIADYLLAIDSGMTTGRLAGEETKDPAFGLPAFWIIPEARERAEVMGYTVVDPTSAIITHLSELSKKYAHELISRQDVQQLLDSIKQNYPVVVDELVPSIMTIGEIQQVLQNLLAERVSIRDMVTILETLGDTAKVTRNMEMLTEYVRQALGRNICQQHQSSNGRLDVVAVDPLIEKEISEAIEYTDQGITISLDPSITQRIIGDLATTIERAYAQGRSPVVICSANVRRPLRKILERKLPNVAVLSYNEIAPEFELQSIGMVTLA; encoded by the coding sequence ATGGCTTCAGATCAAGCAGTAAACGCATCATTGATAGGGCAGGTCAATAGATACAGCGACGCGATACTTGCACTCATTATTGCGTTAATAATCGCATTGCTTTTAATACCGATACCCAGCGCGGTAATCGACTCACTCCTAATATTTAACCTAATCCTTTCAGTCGTTGTTATATTTGTGGCCATGATAAACAACAACACACTTGAGTTTTCAATGTTCCCCACACTGCTGCTCATTATGACGTTGTTCAGGCTGGGTCTTTACATCTCAACCACAAGGTCTATCTTATCAACCGGCACGGCCGGAAGCGTAGTAAATGCATTTGGTTCGATAATCATTGGAGATAATTATGTCGTAGGCATAGTTATCTTCCTGATTCTAACTGCGGTTCAATTTATAGTCATCACCTCAGGTACTTCCCGTATCTCCGAAGTTGCCGCAAGGTTTACTCTCGATGCCATGCCTGGTAAACAGATGGCTATAGATGCCGACTTAAATGCCGGGCTCATTACAGAGGAAGAAGCAAAACGCCGACGGCGAAATGTCCAGCGAGAGGCAGATTTTTACGGCGCTATGGATGGCGCATCAAAGTTCATCAGGGGCGATGCAACAGCAAGCATCTTAATAGCCGCTGTTAACCTTATTGGAGGATTTATAGTAGGAGCAACCCAGCAAGGCATGGACCTTATGACATCGCTTCAGACTTTTGGGCGGATCGCAATAGGGGCGGGACTTGCTATCCAAGTGCCAACAATTCTTCTCTCCACCGCATCCGGTGTCATAGTGACCCGGGTCGCCTCAGAAAACGACCTTGGCCATGACCTGTCCAAGCAGTTATTCAATCAGCCCCGTGCCCTTATGATTGCAGCAATTCTGATCATATTGTTTGGCTTTACCCCAGGGATACCTAAGCTTCCCTTCTTTATCGTCGGGGGCCTATCTGCAACGGCGTCTTATTACATAAGGCAAGCTGAAAAGCAATCTACTGCAGTTATGGAAGCTACGGAGGCCCAAGAAGAGAAACCCGGCGGAACTGAGTCTTTAGTCGATATGCTTCAGGTCGACCCAGTAGAGCTTGAAATCGGCTACAGCCTTATCCCCCTGGTTGACCCTGACCAGGGCGGGGAAATTCTTGACCGAATCACGCTGATGAGAAGACAAATCGCGATGGAGCTAGGCTATGTGATACCGCCAATCCGCATAAGAGATAATATTCAGATCCCGGCAAACGAGTACCGGGTTAAGATAAAGGGCGTCGAGGTCTCAAGATACGAAGTCATCGCAGATTATCTGCTTGCAATTGACTCCGGTATGACCACCGGCCGGTTAGCAGGCGAAGAAACTAAAGACCCGGCATTTGGCCTTCCCGCTTTCTGGATAATTCCGGAAGCCCGCGAGAGGGCGGAGGTTATGGGATATACCGTAGTTGATCCGACATCGGCTATCATCACCCACCTTTCAGAGCTGTCTAAAAAATATGCTCATGAACTAATAAGCCGCCAGGATGTACAGCAGCTTTTAGATAGCATCAAACAAAACTATCCGGTGGTAGTCGATGAACTTGTCCCAAGCATAATGACCATCGGCGAAATTCAACAGGTGCTGCAAAACCTCCTTGCCGAGCGTGTATCTATCCGAGATATGGTAACGATACTCGAGACGCTCGGAGACACGGCAAAGGTAACCAGAAACATGGAAATGTTAACCGAGTACGTGCGCCAGGCACTAGGCAGAAACATCTGTCAGCAGCATCAGTCTAGCAACGGCAGGCTTGACGTAGTTGCAGTCGATCCATTGATTGAAAAAGAGATATCAGAGGCAATCGAGTACACAGACCAAGGAATAACAATTTCGCTAGACCCATCAATAACACAAAGGATAATCGGAGATCTTGCAACGACCATTGAGCGGGCCTACGCCCAGGGCAGGAGCCCGGTGGTTATCTGCTCTGCAAACGTGAGACGTCCGCTTAGAAAAATACTTGAGAGAAAGCTGCCTAACGTTGCCGTTTTATCTTACAATGAGATTGCACCGGAGTTCGAACTACAATCTATCGGGATGGTGACCCTGGCGTGA
- the flhF gene encoding flagellar biosynthesis protein FlhF → MKIKRYEASSMEEAISKVKYDLGPEAIILHTRRLQRPWPLRIFKNSSVEITAALDVNLADQKENASKNGASRNGASEAIDARFDQIQLEVEEIKSIVKTIASQLTDPLFQEVPACFLDLYEKMLQSKVEDDIAKKLMKSVQEQLTTSQLATPEILHEKLRSEMAKMIPVSPPLSLDYGQKKVIALIGPTGAGKTTTIAKLAARYCLYEGKKAVFLTADTYRIAAVEQLKTYAEIIGAPIEIVFNSQDAREAMERHEDKDLVFIDTAGRSPLNETQMNELAVLMNICEPNEIHLVLSVTTKMSDQMNAIKRFSVVPINKIIFTKLDETNTPGTMLNIVNKVKLPISYLTVGQNVPEDIKVAESQKLANLILGVPLDE, encoded by the coding sequence GTGAAAATAAAGCGTTATGAGGCTTCTAGCATGGAAGAAGCGATATCTAAAGTAAAATACGATCTGGGTCCCGAGGCGATTATATTGCATACCAGACGTCTGCAGAGACCCTGGCCGTTGCGAATATTTAAGAATAGCTCCGTCGAAATAACGGCTGCGCTGGATGTTAACCTGGCAGATCAAAAGGAGAACGCCAGCAAGAATGGAGCATCAAGAAATGGTGCCAGTGAGGCAATCGACGCAAGGTTCGATCAGATACAGCTAGAAGTGGAAGAAATCAAGTCGATAGTCAAAACTATTGCAAGTCAGCTTACCGATCCACTCTTTCAGGAAGTGCCCGCGTGCTTCCTTGATCTCTATGAAAAAATGCTCCAGTCAAAGGTCGAGGATGACATTGCAAAGAAACTTATGAAATCCGTCCAGGAGCAGCTAACCACTTCACAGCTTGCCACGCCAGAGATACTTCATGAGAAACTTCGAAGCGAGATGGCAAAAATGATACCCGTAAGCCCTCCCCTCTCCCTAGATTACGGGCAAAAAAAAGTAATTGCCCTGATTGGGCCGACCGGAGCCGGTAAAACAACAACGATCGCTAAGCTGGCTGCAAGATATTGCCTATATGAGGGTAAAAAAGCGGTATTTCTCACCGCAGACACGTACAGAATCGCTGCAGTTGAGCAGCTTAAGACCTACGCGGAAATCATCGGTGCGCCGATCGAGATCGTATTTAACAGTCAAGACGCAAGAGAAGCAATGGAGCGTCATGAAGATAAAGACCTGGTATTTATTGACACCGCGGGAAGAAGTCCGCTCAATGAGACGCAGATGAATGAGCTCGCGGTTTTAATGAATATCTGCGAACCAAATGAAATACATTTGGTCTTAAGTGTAACAACCAAGATGTCCGACCAGATGAATGCAATTAAACGATTCTCGGTTGTACCGATAAATAAAATTATATTTACAAAACTGGACGAGACAAACACACCTGGAACAATGCTAAACATAGTAAACAAAGTAAAATTGCCCATCTCATATCTTACGGTAGGTCAAAATGTGCCGGAAGATATAAAGGTGGCCGAATCACAGAAACTAGCCAATCTCATATTAGGGGTGCCGTTAGATGAATGA
- a CDS encoding MinD/ParA family protein, producing the protein MNDQAKKLRELAQKIREERDRASLIFDPMARKSEKTLPGRGIIPKEYATYAKPEPEKTAPEKPASERIGSAFARIKTESNRAAGLVQPTSVKLPPTEQIFETTAPISSPSVTQSPAPTLDPQVIPPIVPPLDIPATPPAPAPKPDTKPTPQTSATRVIAVTSGKGGVGKSNLVANLGIALAKRGRKVMLFDADLGLANIDVLFGINPKYHLKNLVDGDKSLQEILVKGPYSLKIVPGGSGIPELANLSDEQQQKLLESFSELEREYEITLIDTGAGISKDIISFVLAAREAIIITTPEPTAITDAYGMIKVLTQRDSGVDIKLVVNMVSDEKEGQDIANRIIMATKQFLGKRIEVLGYILSDPTVNISVVKQKPLVIGYPNSKASKCIMQIAEQIDKSGRKDRSQIAGRNGFRGFLSRLFER; encoded by the coding sequence ATGAATGATCAAGCCAAAAAACTTCGGGAATTAGCTCAGAAAATCAGAGAAGAAAGAGATCGTGCCAGCTTAATTTTTGATCCGATGGCAAGAAAGTCTGAAAAAACCTTGCCCGGACGGGGCATTATCCCCAAAGAATATGCAACTTATGCAAAGCCTGAGCCTGAAAAAACTGCTCCTGAAAAACCGGCCTCTGAGCGGATCGGCTCGGCTTTTGCCAGAATTAAAACCGAAAGCAATCGTGCAGCCGGGTTGGTACAGCCAACATCTGTTAAATTGCCTCCTACAGAGCAGATTTTTGAGACGACGGCCCCAATATCCTCCCCATCCGTAACTCAGTCGCCCGCTCCGACGTTGGATCCGCAAGTGATTCCGCCAATAGTTCCACCATTAGATATACCTGCGACGCCACCGGCACCCGCACCGAAACCGGATACAAAGCCCACCCCGCAAACTTCGGCCACAAGAGTTATAGCAGTAACTAGCGGGAAAGGCGGGGTCGGCAAGAGCAATCTTGTCGCTAATCTAGGTATTGCGCTTGCTAAGCGTGGCAGAAAAGTCATGTTATTTGATGCCGATCTAGGTCTTGCAAATATAGATGTGCTTTTTGGCATTAACCCAAAATACCACCTAAAGAACCTTGTTGATGGCGATAAAAGCTTGCAAGAAATCCTGGTTAAAGGGCCTTATTCTTTAAAGATAGTCCCCGGCGGGTCAGGTATTCCCGAACTGGCCAACTTAAGTGACGAGCAGCAGCAGAAACTTCTGGAGAGCTTCTCTGAGCTAGAGCGTGAATACGAGATCACGCTGATCGACACAGGCGCCGGTATATCTAAAGACATAATCTCATTTGTCTTGGCAGCCCGTGAGGCGATAATCATCACCACCCCAGAGCCAACAGCAATTACAGATGCCTACGGTATGATAAAAGTGCTAACCCAAAGGGATTCTGGTGTCGATATAAAACTAGTAGTTAATATGGTATCCGATGAGAAAGAGGGTCAGGATATCGCAAACCGTATCATTATGGCGACAAAGCAGTTCTTAGGAAAACGGATTGAGGTTCTGGGCTATATCTTATCCGACCCAACAGTTAATATATCGGTGGTAAAACAAAAACCCCTTGTTATTGGATATCCGAACTCAAAGGCATCGAAATGCATTATGCAAATTGCAGAGCAAATCGACAAATCCGGGCGGAAGGATAGAAGCCAAATAGCGGGTCGAAACGGTTTCCGAGGTTTTCTTTCGAGGCTGTTTGAAAGATAG
- a CDS encoding PilZ domain-containing protein: MQASRFLRPGLLVAIEVNPGENWPFTIGYVSDDRQSITCEFLLEKNRHASIETGAELTLTYSAEDGIYRFRGKVVKVTQDPLQISFSLIDNVEHTQRREFFRLIRPMVRARYRPIGGPEDIFDAELIEAPVKDLSGNGIALIIPKEDELPSGMPLVMEIELMSGRQINLIGEVIRCIPNDPVVGKSLLCVHFSVIEERDRDRIIGHLFREQLDRAGRKRRMHKQG; this comes from the coding sequence ATGCAGGCAAGTAGGTTTTTAAGACCCGGGCTCCTGGTCGCAATTGAAGTCAATCCCGGTGAAAACTGGCCGTTTACCATAGGTTACGTCTCTGATGACCGTCAGAGCATAACCTGCGAGTTTCTATTGGAAAAAAACCGCCATGCCAGTATTGAAACTGGTGCTGAACTTACGCTTACGTACTCGGCAGAAGACGGCATCTACCGTTTTCGGGGTAAGGTGGTCAAAGTCACGCAAGACCCTTTGCAGATAAGTTTCTCTCTTATTGATAACGTAGAACACACCCAACGACGCGAGTTTTTCCGGCTTATCAGGCCGATGGTCAGAGCAAGGTACCGCCCGATTGGCGGCCCCGAGGATATTTTTGATGCCGAGCTGATCGAAGCGCCGGTGAAGGACTTAAGCGGAAACGGGATAGCCCTTATCATCCCTAAGGAGGATGAATTGCCATCCGGAATGCCGCTTGTTATGGAGATTGAGCTTATGAGCGGCCGGCAAATAAACCTTATCGGCGAGGTCATAAGGTGTATTCCTAACGACCCTGTAGTCGGCAAAAGTCTTCTCTGTGTACATTTTTCGGTTATAGAGGAGCGTGACAGAGATCGCATAATAGGTCATCTGTTCAGAGAACAGCTCGATCGTGCAGGAAGAAAGCGCCGTATGCATAAGCAAGGCTAA
- a CDS encoding FliA/WhiG family RNA polymerase sigma factor, producing MNKTQSSPSKWVLYKVHNDPQAKEELILSNISLVRYVAERIKDNLPAEVERDDLVSYGIFGLIDAIEKFDHNRGLKFETYAIPRIRGAILDGLRTYDIAPRSMRQKAKQISKAYAEVERRTGRAATDAEVAKELGVSMESFNSMLAEVSRLPLISLDDLILQDDENSVTLGERIEDKNSSDPAEMVELTEVRDALIDGIESLTDQERLVITLYYYEGLTLRETCEVLGLSESRVSQIRIKAVLKLRAKLSHLCVNV from the coding sequence ATGAACAAAACGCAGTCTTCACCAAGCAAATGGGTGCTCTATAAAGTTCACAACGACCCTCAAGCAAAAGAAGAGCTTATATTATCAAACATTTCATTGGTAAGATATGTCGCCGAGAGAATTAAGGATAACCTTCCGGCCGAGGTCGAAAGGGACGACTTGGTTAGCTACGGAATATTCGGCCTGATAGATGCCATTGAAAAATTTGACCATAACCGGGGTTTAAAATTTGAAACCTACGCTATCCCCAGAATTAGGGGTGCTATCCTTGATGGTTTAAGAACTTACGATATTGCTCCAAGATCGATGCGCCAAAAGGCAAAGCAAATCAGCAAAGCCTACGCCGAGGTGGAACGGCGTACCGGCAGGGCGGCAACAGATGCTGAAGTTGCAAAAGAACTCGGTGTCAGTATGGAATCATTCAACAGTATGCTTGCCGAAGTAAGCCGCCTCCCTCTCATATCCCTTGATGACTTGATACTTCAGGACGATGAAAATAGCGTTACCCTCGGTGAACGAATCGAAGATAAAAACTCAAGCGACCCTGCTGAGATGGTAGAGCTTACTGAAGTAAGAGACGCACTAATCGATGGAATTGAATCTTTGACCGACCAGGAAAGGCTAGTTATTACACTTTATTACTACGAAGGCCTTACCCTCAGAGAGACCTGTGAAGTACTGGGGTTATCCGAGTCAAGAGTATCCCAGATAAGGATAAAAGCAGTCTTAAAACTTCGTGCAAAGCTGTCACATCTATGCGTAAATGTATAA
- a CDS encoding PilZ domain-containing protein encodes MQAELLDIIRTGQIVYIEDDEGQSWPFGVNNILSRELVVCSALGRKSTPLKAAQNMVTIVVPEENGAYLIEAALVEADENNCRMILKPTGKAEQVQRRQYFRVSKPSALVHYQLVNDDVSEEIMKPVEGMVWDLSGNGIGMVIRSTKTIYADSEIKLSITLPGESPVEIIGKVVRVVPRSIIKNEYLLGVTFKKYAKRTGIGYLNT; translated from the coding sequence ATGCAGGCAGAATTGCTGGATATTATAAGAACCGGTCAGATAGTCTATATTGAGGATGATGAAGGCCAGTCCTGGCCATTTGGTGTTAACAACATCTTAAGCCGTGAACTTGTGGTCTGCAGTGCGTTGGGGAGAAAATCCACCCCTCTAAAGGCTGCACAAAATATGGTAACAATCGTTGTCCCCGAAGAAAACGGAGCCTACTTAATAGAAGCAGCGCTGGTCGAGGCCGATGAAAACAACTGCCGTATGATTCTCAAGCCAACCGGAAAGGCAGAACAAGTACAGCGTCGGCAGTACTTTAGAGTCTCAAAACCCTCAGCGCTGGTTCACTATCAGCTAGTTAATGATGATGTTAGCGAGGAGATTATGAAGCCGGTTGAGGGCATGGTTTGGGACCTCAGCGGCAATGGCATCGGGATGGTCATAAGAAGCACAAAAACGATTTATGCCGATTCCGAGATAAAATTAAGTATTACCCTTCCGGGAGAATCGCCGGTTGAGATAATCGGAAAAGTGGTTCGCGTTGTGCCAAGAAGTATTATCAAAAACGAATATTTACTTGGTGTAACCTTTAAAAAATACGCGAAGCGGACAGGGATAGGATACTTAAATACATAA